One window from the genome of Poecilia reticulata strain Guanapo linkage group LG9, Guppy_female_1.0+MT, whole genome shotgun sequence encodes:
- the bmpr1ba gene encoding bone morphogenetic protein receptor type-1B, whose product MPEQGEKPRGCLSLCLWSRSPLLLLGLFSLQQQANGNILDSMLLKASSKETVESGKKALGSTAPALSSQRFLWCHCYHHCPDDSTNNTCRTDGYCFTMVEEEGGVPFLTAGCLGLVGSEFQCRDTVFPHERKSLECCTDEDFCNRNLHPILPPLKPPLYVDWKIHHMALLISVTVCIIILAAIIIFCYFRYKRQESRPRYSIGLEQDETYIPPGESLKDLIEQSQTSGSGSGLPLLVQRTIAKQIQMVKQIGKGRYGEVWMGRWRGEKVAVKVFFTTEEASWFRETEIYQTVLMRHENILGFIAADIKGTGSWTQLYLITDYHENGSLYDYLKSTTLDNKAMLRLAYSSVSGLCHLHTEIFGTQGKPAIAHRDLKSKNILVKRNGTCCIADLGLAVKFISDTNEVDIPPNTRVGTKRYMPPEVLDETLNRSHFQSYIMADMYSFGLILWEIARRCVSGGILEEYQLPYHELVPTDPSYEDMREVVCIKKLRPSFPNRWSSDECLRQMGKLMTECWANNPACRLTALRVKKTLAKMSESQDIKL is encoded by the exons ATGCCAGAGCAGGGAGAAAAGCCGAGGGgctgcctctctctctgtctctggaGCCGGAGTCCTCTGTTATTGCTTGGACTGTTTTCCCTCCAACAACAGGCCAACG GCAACATTTTGGACAGTATGCTGCTAAAGGCATCCAGTAAGGAGACAGTGGAGAGTGGGAAGAAGGCATTAGGCAGCACAGctcctgctctgtcttctcagaGGTTCCTGTGGTGTCACTGTTATCACCACTGCCCCGATGATTCAACTAACAACACATGCAG gacggATGGGTACTGCTTCACaatggtggaggaggagggcggGGTGCCGTTCCTCACTGCAGGTTGCCTGGGGCTGGTCGGATCTGAGTTTCAGTGCAGA GACACGGTGTTCCCCCATGAGAGGAAATCGTTAGAGTGCTGCACGGATGAAGATTTTTGTAACAGAAACCTGCATCCGATACTGCCCCCACTCAAACCGCCTC TGTATGTCGACTGGAAGATCCACCACATGGCACTATTGATCTCAGTCACTGTGTGCATCATTATACTGGCTGCCATTATTATCTTCTGCTACTTCAG GTACAAGCGGCAAGAATCTCGCCCTCGGTACAGCATCGGTTTGGAACAAGACGAAACATACATTCCTCCTGGAGAGTCTCTGAAGGACCTGATAGAGCAGTCGCAGACCTCTGGCTCAGGCTCAGGTCTCCCTCTGTTG GTCCAGAGAACCATAGCCAAGCAGATTCAGATGGTGAAGCAGATTGGAAAGGGGAGGTATGGCGAGGTGTGGATGGGAAGGTGGAGGGGAGAAAAGGTGGCtgttaaagttttctttacCACCGAGGAGGCCAGTTGGTTCAGAGAGACCGAAATTTACCAGACTGTCCTGATGAGACATGAGAACATACTAG GTTTCATAGCTGCAGATATCAAAGGAACCGGCTCCTGGACCCAGCTCTATCTCATCACTGACTACCATGAAAACGGATCCCTGTACGACTACCTGAAATCAACCACCCTGGACAATAAAGCTATGCTGCGTTTGGCCTATTCATCTGTTTCAGGACTCTGTCACCTTCACACAGAGATCTTTGGCACTCAGGGCAAACCCGCCATTGCTCACAGGGACCTTAAGAGTAAGAACATACTGGTGAAAAGAAATGGGACCTGCTGCATTGCTGATCTCGGACTGGCAGTAAAGTTTATCAG TGACACCAACGAAGTGGACATCCCTCCCAACACTCGAGTTGGTACAAAGCGCTACATGCCTCCAGAGGTTCTGGATGAGACTTTGAACAGGAGTCATTTTCAGTCGTACATCATGGCCGACATGTACAGCTTTGGCCTCATCCTCTGGGAGATCGCTCGGCGTTGTGTCTCCGGAG GAATCCTAGAAGAGTACCAGCTACCATATCACGAGTTAGTTCCCACAGACCCTTCATACGAAGACATGCGGGAGGTGGTCTGCATCAAGAAACTACGGCCGTCCTTTCCAAATCGGTGGAGCAGCGATGAG TGTTTGAGACAGATGGGGAAGCTGATGACAGAATGCTGGGCCAACAACCCGGCCTGCCGCCTGACAGCCCTGCGGGTCAAAAAGACACTTGCCAAAATGTCAGAATCACAGGATATCAAGCTGTGA